From a single Ochotona princeps isolate mOchPri1 chromosome 12, mOchPri1.hap1, whole genome shotgun sequence genomic region:
- the CLN5 gene encoding ceroid-lipofuscinosis neuronal protein 5, with protein MAQAGRAEPGSLGRRPASRGLPPCAWGLVLLWLTATAGVPARRHWPVPYKRFSFRPEPDPYCQAKYTFCPTGSSFPVMKDDDVIDVFRLQAPVWEFKYGDLLGHLKIMHDAVGFRSTLTGKNYTMEWYELFQLGNCTFPHLRPEMNAPFWCNQGAACFFEGIDDLHWKENGTLVLVATISGDIFNKMAKWVKKDNETGIYYETWTVRASPERGAETWFDSYDCSKFVLRTYEKLAELGAEFKKIETNYTRIFLYSTEPTYLGNETSIFGPTGNKTLASAIKKFYYPFQPHLSTKDFLLNLLKIFDSVVLHRQFYLFYNFEYWFLPMKFPFIRITYEEVPLPDKKPTLPAL; from the exons ATGGCGCAGGCCGGGCGCGCCGAGCCGGGGAGCCTGGGCCGGCGGCCCGCGTCCCGGGGACTCCCGCCGTGCGCCTGGGGCCTCGTGCTGCTCTGGCTGACGGCGACTGCGGGCGTCCCCGCCCGGCGCCACTGGCCGGTGCCCTACAA acGCTTTTCTTTTCGTCCAGAGCCAGATCCTTATTGTCAAGCCAAGTACACATTCTGTCCAACTGGCTCCAGCTTCCCAGTTATGAAAGATGATGATGTCATCGATGTCTTTCGGTTGCAAGCTCCAGTGTGGGAATTTAAATATGGAGACCTCCTGGGACATTTG AAAATCATGCATGATGCCGTCGGATTCAGGAGTACACTGACTGGCAAGAACTACACAATGGAATGGTATGAGCTTTTCCAGCTTGGCAATTGCACGTTTCCTCACCTCCGACCGGAAATGAATGCCCCTTTCTGGTGTAATCAAGGAGCTGCCTGCTTCTTTGAAGGAATTGATGATCTCCACTGGAAGGAAAATGGGACGTTAGTTCTAGTAGCGACCATATCAG gAGACATATTTAACAAAATGGCAAAATGGGTGAAAAAGGACAATGAAACAGGGATTTACTATGAGACATGGACTGTGCGAGCCAGCCCCGAGAGGGGGGCAGAAACGTGGTTTGACTCCTACGACTGTTCCAAATTTGTGTTAAGGACATACGAGAAGTTGGCTGAGCTTGGAGCAGAGTTCAAGAAGATAGAAACCAACTACACAAGAATATTTCTTTACAGTACAGAACCTACttacttgggaaatgaaacatCTATTTTTGGGCCAACAGGAAACAAGACTCTTGCATCAGccataaaaaaattttattatccCTTCCAACCGCATTTATCAACCAAAGACTTTCTGTTGAATCTCCTGAAAATTTTCGATTCAGTGGTTCTCCACAGACAGTTCTacttgttttataattttgaataCTGGTTTTTACCTATGAAGTTTCCATTTATTAGAATAACATATGAAGAAGTCCCGTTACCTGACAAAAAACCAACACTGCCTGCTTTATGA
- the ACOD1 gene encoding cis-aconitate decarboxylase isoform X2 encodes MDFDDTWHPATHPSGAVLPVVTALSEALPQSPKLSGLDLLLAFNIGIEVQGRLMRFSKEANNIPKRFHPPSVVGTLGSAAATAKLLGLSKTKCQEALAIAISHAGAPMANAATQTKPLHIGNAARLGIESAFLAMLGLQGNKQILDLKTGFGAFYDNYNPKVLPNLDTYTWLLDQQDVAVKCFPAHLATHWVAEAAESVRKHLVTDKGLLPVEHIKRIVLRIPEVPYVNRPFPDSEHEARHSFQYVACAMLLDGAVTIPSFQQSQINRPQVRELLQKVALEHPPDNIPSFDTLYCEVSVTLGDGATFTGRSDTFYGHWRRPLSQEDLQKKFRANASTMLPSDTAESLIKTVENLEDLEDCSVLTSLLKGASPQRPQYSVHSNSIHSHS; translated from the exons ATGGATTTTGATGACACATggcaccctgccacccacccttCTGGGGCTGTCCTTCCCGTTGTCACAGCTTTATCAGAAGCCTTGCCACAGAGTCCAAAGTTGTCTGGTCTTGACCTGCTGTTGGCTTTCAACATTGGAATTGAAGTGCAAGGCCGATTAATGCGTTTCTCCAAGGAAGCCAACAACATACCAAAGAG ATTCCATCCTCCCTCGGTGGTAGGAACTTTGGGCAGtgctgctgcaacagccaagctTTTAGGGCTCAGCAAGACAAAGTGTCAAGAAGCTCTGGCTATCGCCATCTCTCATGCAGGAGCACCTATGGCAAATGCTGCTACTCAGACCAAGCCCCTTCATATTGGCAATGCTGCCAGGCTTGGGATAGAGTCTGCATTTCTGGCAATGCTGGGTCTCCAAGGAAACAAGCAGATCTTGGATTTGAAAACAGGATTTGGGGCCTTCTATGACAACTATAACCCCAAAGTCCTTCCAAATCTGGACACCTACACTTGGCTGCTAGACCAGCAGGATGTGGCTGTCAAGTGTTTCCCTGCCCACCTGGCCACCCATTGGGTAGCTGAGGCAGCCGAATCGGTACGAAAGCACCTGGTGACAGACAAAGGTCTGCTTCCTGTTGAGCACATCAAGAGAATTGTGCTGAGGATTCCAGAGGTCCCATATGTAAACAGGCCCTTCCCAGACTCGGAACACGAAGCTCGTCATTCCTTCCAGTATGTGGCCTGTGCCATGCTCCTTGATGGTGCTGTCACCATCCCATCATTCCAACAATCCCAAATCAACAGACCACAGGTTAGAGAGCTGCTCCAGAAGGTGGCACTGGAGCACCCTCCGGATAATATTCCAAGCTTCGACACACTGTACTGCGAGGTGAGCGTCACCCTTGGGGATGGAGCCACCTTCACTGGGCGCTCGGATACCTTCTATGGTCACTGGAGAAGGCCTCTGAGCCAAGAAGATCTGCAGAAAAAGTTCAGAGCCAACGCCTCCACAATGCTGCCCAGCGACACAGCTGAAAGTCTTATAAAAACGGTAGAAAATCTTGAAGACCTAGAGGACTGCTCTGTTCTAACCTCACTTCTAAAAGGAGCTTCCCCTCAGAGGCCACAATATTCAGTACACAGTAATTCCATCCACAGTCACTCCTGA